In Amycolatopsis sp. EV170708-02-1, the following are encoded in one genomic region:
- a CDS encoding neutral zinc metallopeptidase, whose product MKPRQVWATMVTLFASALFLFGCVTSVGGNAQPVDPNKVAGLDITNGPSGVKPGAPDAGLPVDGGDGGEIDRLAANAVADVQRYWREQSPAAFNRKFEPIATLVSYDSTGSGRTICGASTAGLVNAFYCSLNDVVAWDRGELLPMFKESIGETAVLAVLAHEVGHALQFRLGLARETPSIVKEQQADCYTGAYFRWVAEGRSPAFQVSTGQGLNEVLTTLFQIRDSAGVTFSDDGAHGNAFDRVSAFQFGFADGPARCQRIDVAEIASRSTQGIGSTEGAEAEEQNLRLDDRQAMKDLTDSLLRAFKLAAAPPRLTAGVDCGATTVDSLASYCSESNQITLDLDGLVRIGTPPQRGGEGGIGDFAAFAEVASRYTLAVQQEGGFRLDGPAAARRTACLTGYWASTIVAGKGSTLSLSPGDLDEAIAEMLARDSLIAADVRGEALAAGFARVEAFRVGFASGRQETCGNTYR is encoded by the coding sequence ATGAAGCCTCGGCAGGTTTGGGCCACGATGGTGACCTTGTTCGCTTCAGCGCTGTTCCTCTTCGGCTGCGTCACCTCGGTGGGTGGGAACGCGCAGCCGGTGGACCCCAACAAGGTCGCCGGGCTTGACATCACCAACGGTCCCAGTGGTGTCAAACCCGGCGCACCCGACGCCGGTCTCCCCGTGGACGGAGGCGACGGCGGAGAGATCGACCGCCTCGCCGCCAACGCCGTCGCCGATGTCCAGAGGTATTGGCGTGAGCAGTCGCCGGCGGCGTTCAACCGGAAGTTCGAGCCGATAGCCACCCTCGTGTCGTACGACTCGACCGGAAGCGGGCGGACGATCTGCGGCGCGTCGACCGCCGGCCTGGTGAATGCCTTCTACTGCTCGCTCAACGACGTCGTTGCCTGGGACCGGGGCGAACTCCTGCCCATGTTCAAGGAGTCGATCGGCGAGACGGCGGTGCTGGCCGTCCTGGCCCACGAAGTCGGCCACGCTCTCCAGTTCCGCCTCGGCTTGGCACGGGAGACGCCTTCCATCGTGAAGGAACAGCAGGCCGACTGCTACACCGGTGCCTACTTCCGCTGGGTCGCCGAGGGCCGCTCCCCGGCGTTTCAGGTTTCAACCGGGCAGGGACTCAACGAGGTGTTGACAACCCTGTTCCAGATCCGTGATTCCGCGGGAGTGACCTTCAGCGACGACGGTGCGCACGGCAATGCCTTCGATCGGGTTTCCGCGTTCCAGTTCGGGTTCGCCGACGGACCCGCTCGATGTCAACGGATCGACGTCGCGGAGATCGCAAGCCGGAGCACTCAGGGAATCGGCTCCACCGAAGGTGCCGAGGCGGAGGAGCAGAACCTCCGCCTTGACGATCGGCAAGCGATGAAGGACCTGACCGACAGTCTGCTCCGTGCTTTCAAGTTGGCCGCTGCTCCGCCACGGCTCACCGCCGGTGTCGACTGTGGGGCGACTACGGTCGACAGCCTCGCCTCGTACTGTTCCGAGTCGAATCAGATCACTCTCGACCTCGACGGCCTGGTCCGAATCGGAACCCCACCACAGCGTGGCGGGGAAGGCGGCATCGGTGACTTCGCCGCTTTCGCCGAGGTCGCCTCCCGATACACGCTGGCGGTGCAGCAGGAAGGCGGATTCCGGCTCGACGGTCCCGCCGCCGCGCGACGAACGGCGTGTTTGACCGGTTACTGGGCGTCGACGATCGTTGCGGGGAAAGGAAGTACCCTCAGTCTGTCACCTGGGGATCTCGACGAAGCCATCGCCGAGATGCTCGCGCGGGACAGTTTGATAGCGGCCGATGTCCGCGGGGAAGCACTCGCCGCCGGTTTCGCCAGGGTGGAAGCCTTTCGCGTCGGCTTCGCATCCGGGCGGCAGGAAACGTGTGGGAATACCTATCGGTGA